From one Trifolium pratense cultivar HEN17-A07 linkage group LG1, ARS_RC_1.1, whole genome shotgun sequence genomic stretch:
- the LOC123903132 gene encoding pathogenesis-related protein PR-4-like, with product MAKFILCVLSLFCVLVLASAQSATVTATYNLYQPEQHNWDLLVESVFCATFDADQPLSWRSKYGWTAFCGPVGPQGPDSCGRCLKVTNTRTGDEQIARIIDQCHNGGLDLDVSVFQSLDSDGNGNDQGHLIVNYDFVDCGD from the exons atggCAAAGTTTATCTTATGCGTGTTGTCCTTGTTCTGTGTTCTAGTTTTGGCTTCTGCTCAAAGTGCCACCGTGACGGCTACATATAATTTATACCAACCTGAGCAACATAATTGGGACTTACTCGTAGAAAGTGTATTTTGTGCAACTTTTGATGCAGACCAGCCCTTGTCATGGCGTAGCAAATATGGTTGGACCGCCTTTTGTGGACCGGTTGGGCCGCAAGGTCCAGATTCTTGCGGCCGTTGTTTGAAG GTGACAAACACTAGAACTGGAGATGAGCAAATAGCAAGGATTATTGACCAATGCCACAATGGAGGATTAGACTTGGACGTTAGTGTGTTTCAGAGTCTTGACTCAGATGGAAATGGGAATGATCAGGGCCATCTTATTGTCAATTATGATTTTGTGGATTGTGGTGACTAA